ACTATTCGGCAAGGTATAGATAGAAGCGTTTCCATTTGAAGTGCTTTCAGTTGAAGTCCTTTCTCTAATAACATTTTCttgataattatttataatggtttttttaaatattacaaaacaTATTCTAAAAGTCACCTAAACCCTTAgtttaaaatagagaaaacaaataaaaataaaaacaaaaactaaatttaaaattaataaattatatttatgaactacttttaaattcattttacttattttaattccttcatattaaataatttaaaatttcataagtttttaatttattttaatcatatattgatttttttataatataactaAACAtgctaaaataatttttcttattatttgttttttaaaataaattttgtgaacTAAATATAAACTTAATGATAATCCTTTcaaactatgtttggttcttaaaaattttgagggaaaatatgaaggaaataaaataaacaagaaaaataaaaagaaataaaaagtgaaggaaaataaaaaatatatatgtttaaccttaataaattatttttatatgtttcttcaaactcatttttcttatttccttatattatataaaaattaaataatttaaatacatataatttattttcttttgtattttttaccgtaaaaccaaacatgaaaaaattatttttcttaatacttttttttctttccttagtactttttaGAAACTAAACATATCATAAATAACAATATAGTATAAGCAATTAAGATATTTAAGGTatttttatcatgatttttatttattattattattattattattattattgtaactTATTTAAGTGAATACATGTGAGGAACATATGACCcaaattagaacaaaaaaattatcacaAAATTAGGGATTTTAGTTAGGGTTTTTAACATTGTTTGAAATATGCCTATTTATCATTCAACGATTATAAGggtaaaaatttgaaattccacTTAGATTTGGACTAAACATACAAACCCCTTATTAGTTTAACATTTCGTAAAAAAATCTCTTATCATTTTTATCGATCAATTCCACTTGCTTTGACTCAtagtagaaaatatatatatataaatttcaaactaataggAGTACAgttttagaaatcatattttaggTGTATCTAACCCCAAGCGTAACCACTTTTTAGTTGTAACGTCTTGTTTGTCAAACCCATTAAACCTATTTCTTTTGTTGAACAAATTAGATCGCATTAAACctattaatgaaaaattaaacacaTCACCACCTACTCTTATTGAATTACGCAAAATTGATCCTACTAAAACCACACCCACCCATTACATTATAAAATTGTCATTTTACTTCAATTTTAAATCCTATTACATAGTCCACATCTATCTACTTTCTTTACAAACCCTCTTCACTTTTGTACCAAAGGAATGAAGGAATACATACACTaacaatatataaaatcaaacacATCCATACCCTCTAGGATTTTATCAAAGCTTCACCGCACACTCGCATATTGAAGGATGAATTcactgaaaaaaaatatatatgtaaaagaaCTTTTAGGTTGCTGGTTGGCGGAGCGCAGAAGGTACGAAATAGGTCCATTTAATTGTTATCTTAGCCCAAAACCTGATCCAGGCCCATTCTCAAGGGCTGAGGAAAGTCTCTGGTTCCGAAGCCCGAGCCCAAGCCCACTTTCAAACGACGTCGTTCGTACTTGATGTTTCCTGTATCACCTCCTTCAACTAGGGTTTtgcttaaaaaaacaaaaccccaGCCCTCTATCTCACAGTCCCTAATTCCAAGCCATGGAGGAACCTCCATCGCAGGCTCCATGTTGGAGCAACATAGTCAAGGCGCAACCACCCCCAAAACCCCACCACCACCAGCAAGCCTTGATTCCCCCGAATCTCCCTGTCGGCAGCTGCAAATCCAGCAAAGGCATCAGCATAGCCGTCGTCGATGCCACCGCCATTATACAAGGCGGAGAGCAGCTCACTCGATGCGCCGACAAGTTCGTATCTGTCTCCGAAGTCATCGACGAAGTCCGTGACCCCGTCTCCCGCCACAAGCTCGCCTTTGTTCCCTTCACTATCGACACCATGGAACCATCTCCCGAATCCCTCAAAAAAGGTCTCTctttctcctctttttttttttaatccatctcACATAATTCATGTTTATACACTGTTTTGATtctgagaaaatgagagaagaatgTGTGCTTAATTTAGTTGTGCGCTTTGTTCTGGTTCTGAATGaatgagaaaattttgttttatttttttctcttgttctCTCATtcttctgggaaccaaacagtGCTATTAGATGTGGCTCATGTGAATTTAGATCAACCTAGAAGAGATTTAGGTAGGTCATTGCGATTTTAGGTAATCGAATTACTTGCAAATTCTGGAAGGAGCCAGTCAGCCTGTGGAATTCCGATGGCTAAATGCTGTTTGGGTTTCcatttcttttatgtttgaCTGGGGATAATGGTACAGTGTAATCTGTAAATTATTGTTGATGGGATATGTGCTTGGTTATCTGCCTTAGCCTGACTTCAACTTTGAGATGGATTTTAGGCATatgatgaaagagaagaaaggaaattttttGAACTTTCATGTGTAGCTCGTTGTGGTCATTCTTCTTATTAGAGCACCTAGGATCcgaatttttatttgtttgccatttttttttcttaaatttcaaaaagGCTGTATGAGGTTGATTAGGAATTGAACTTTTGTGTTCTGTGTGGGGTGACAGTTATCAACTTCGCGAGAGCCACTGGTGACTTGCAGACGCTTTCAGATGTTGATCTTAAACTCATTGCATTGACTTATATGCTGGAAGCTCAGATCCATGGGACTAAGCATCTTAGGGACAGCCCTCCGCCTATCCATGCGGTTAATGTGAAAAGGCTGCCTGAGAAGGATATGCCTGGGTGGGGCTCTAATGTTCCTAATTTGGAGGAGTGGGAGGCATTAGAACATGAAGTCGAGGATGGATCAAACCCAAATTCGAGAATCCTACCATTGAccgatttaaatttaaatgttatCCCTGCAGATGATCACTCTGAAAATGGTTTAACAGGAAATGGAGGTGAAGCTCGATCTGAGGATCAAGAGGATACTGATCCCACATCGAGAAGACCTATGAGATATTTGcctaagaagaaagaaataaaaattgaggGGAAGAAGATGGTGGCAGATGGAGTTGATGCCTCTCAGGGGCAATACGGTGATAATGCTGGTGATTGGTTGCCTGCTGTAAGTCGAAGTACTCATCGAAGATACCTTAGAAGAAAAGCTAGACACGAATTGCATGAAGCATCATTGGGAAATGGTCATCAGCATGATGCAGAGGAAAACATGGAAAATAACATCATTGAGGACACTGAATGCGCTGATGAGCTGATGCATGAAAGTCCTGAAGGAAAGCTTGTTGGAAATGGGATAACAGAGGAAAGTGGGACCACTGGAGGCAAGGAGGGTGATGGAAATCTTTCCTCAATCCTACAACAAATGAG
This DNA window, taken from Vitis vinifera cultivar Pinot Noir 40024 chromosome 2, ASM3070453v1, encodes the following:
- the LOC100258154 gene encoding RNA-binding NOB1-like protein, producing MEEPPSQAPCWSNIVKAQPPPKPHHHQQALIPPNLPVGSCKSSKGISIAVVDATAIIQGGEQLTRCADKFVSVSEVIDEVRDPVSRHKLAFVPFTIDTMEPSPESLKKVINFARATGDLQTLSDVDLKLIALTYMLEAQIHGTKHLRDSPPPIHAVNVKRLPEKDMPGWGSNVPNLEEWEALEHEVEDGSNPNSRILPLTDLNLNVIPADDHSENGLTGNGGEARSEDQEDTDPTSRRPMRYLPKKKEIKIEGKKMVADGVDASQGQYGDNAGDWLPAVSRSTHRRYLRRKARHELHEASLGNGHQHDAEENMENNIIEDTECADELMHESPEGKLVGNGITEESGTTGGKEGDGNLSSILQQMRLEEGSLKDLQEGKEGDFLCGGSESNNCTVAESTSDNNAHIAVEEDEVETIDERLDHLEISSQMSESVDVSYIDDESSEQSWMLKSLSDSSVACVTSDFAMQNVLLQMGLRLLAPGGMQIRQLHRWILKCHACNEVTAEIGRIFCPRCGNGGTLRKVAVTVGENGIILAARKPRISLRGTKFSLPLPRGGRDAITKNPILREDQLPHKLLHPKTKKKANKPGDEFFASDDFFSHHTDKKTSLRPPVREALAVFSGKRNPNDNHFSRSKR